The genome window CCACAATCCAATATTCAGGGATACCCATCTCCTCATAATCAGCATATTTCAAATAGTAATCATCGCGCCAATTGGTTGACACAACCTCAATTACCAAAGGTATCGATGCACCTAAACTAAGGATAGATTGTTTTTGCCACAATGTTTCGTTCGCTAGATTTGCACGATTTAGCACCAACAAATCGGGGAAATAACCAGAATCTTTTTCAGGAGGCCTGACTATCGCTTGGTTGGGGATACCGTATGGCAATCCCAAACGATCGATTGCAGCGGAAACTTTGATTGTAAGAAAGCCTTTAACTTCCTCGTGTTCGCCTACTGGTTGTGCCATCTCAACAATATCTCCATTGTGCAGTTCGTAGCGTACCGCCGAATTTTCAGGCAGCCACTCCACAAATTCCTCGAAGTTTACGAGTTTGGGTAAAGCTTGAGTCATAGGTTTTCAAAATTACCGATAATATAAATTATATCTCTATCCATCTGCGTTTATCTGCGTGCATCTGCGGTTACAAATTCCGAATCTGCCAGTATTGCTAGATTCAGACAATTTAAAATGCTGGATTTAATCGGGCGCTTTTCATCCCAAAATACAAGTGCTGAATAAAAGTTAATTGCCGTCGGTGAATTCAAAAGCTCAAAAGTTTGACGTGCCACTCTCTCGCTGTCAAAGCTGAGAAAGTAAACAGTATCATCGAAGATTGCAGGTTTATTAGCTATTTCACCGATTAACCTAAAATCCAATTTTTTATAAAGCCCGCAAATAGCAATTTTCCAAGGTTGGAAGCTATAATAGCCTACTCCAAAAATCGAAAATCGAGGGTTATTTTGATAAATTTTGCTTTTACGATTATCTAGATATTGCCCGCACTTCTCTAGATAACGTCCGGTGTTAGGAGCTATAGTTTTGATGTTTTCGGTTGATTCACCGATAAATTTTTGAGTAACTAGGATATATCGATCGGTAGCATTAATGCGATTTTGAGCAACATCAGATCCTTTAAATAGCGGAAATAGATAAGTTTCCTCAAGCTCGACAGCTTCCCCAAATCCATTGACAAACAAATTATCAATTTTCCGAAACTCCATCACATTCGAGCAGTCATGCTTGACGCCAGAGCGCCATTTCGTTCCTGGATTTACAGCATATAAATTACTCAATTTCCTGAAAGAATCTATATCCTTAACCAGGAGATTGTTGTGATATCCAATTCGGTGACATTCTGAACTTTCTAAACTGCTAAATACATCGCAGAAGTAGTTTCGCGAATTATAATCAAATTTGCAGAATAACAGACAAGCATCAACATTTGCCTCAAAATATTTTTTAGCATCTATTGTATAAGTTGCACATTCAGCGAGATTGAGTTTTTGAGAGTGAAGGTAATTCAATAACTTTCTAGCAGTCGAAGTCTTGCAAAGCATTGCCAGAGTAGCGTCACGATTTTGCAGCCATTGCACCGCCTGAATCAGCATCCATTCTGAGATATCGAAGTTACTCTTACCTGTTAGTGCATCTAAGCCAGTGTGCTTTTGAAAATTACTTTTTTTCGGCAAGTTTTCACCGCCAATAGTTCCTTGTTGTGAGTTTGTTACCCAAGGAAAGTTCCCAAGAACCAGTACCCTATGATTAAATTGGTTGATTAATGATGTCCAGTCAAAATCAAAAAAATCTCCGTGCTTAACCTCACATCTTTCATCCTGTAACAATTCATGCTTAGCTATTAATTCTATTAAATAATGTTGATTGATTTCAACTCCGACAATCTTGCTGGCGGATGGAAAGGAATTTGCTGCAGCTTTAATGAAATTACCTATTCCGCAAGTTGGCTCAATGATGACTTTGGGGTTAACATCAAGTTCTATCAATTTCCGGCACACCATCTCGGCTAATTCCAGCGGTGTTTGAAAATCCCCGTATTCTAGTTTGGTTTGGCGATCGTTGAAACTCATCGGTTAGATTTATAAACTGCGATCGTCCCTTTATTACCTTAGCTATTTCTCCAATCAGCGCCAGAATCTCAACCGAGGATGTTTCGCCATAAATCGGCTGGAGCAAACCTAGAAAGATGACCAACATTTGTTGTCGCGATTACAACATCCACAACATCAAGAGTCGTCGCCTGTGCTGCCAAAATCATATCGCTGTCAATCGTCTTATCACCTGCTGTCGGTTGTCCTTGCTGACGAGCTTGTGCCCAAAACATCGCAGCTTGTCGCATAGCAGCAGTTGTAATGGGTAAATACTCCACCAAGTTAGCTAATTCATCTAATCTAGCAATACCCCTTACCTTATTTGCCCGCAGCAATTCTCGGCGAACTTCATAATCGGCTATTTCGGGAATAATAACTCGACTATCGGATATAATAAGTGCTTGCAACCAGCGAGTACAAAGAGTGCTTTCAGGAGATAGCTTTGGATTCGTAACTAAACCAATTGGTCCTGCATCCAGAAAAACGACTCGGCTCACCAAGTTACACCTTTTAATTCAATAGGAAATAGCTTGCGTTCAGATAAACGATCTTCGTCAAGAGCATGAATCAGATACTCACCTGTTTCTTGCTGCTCTTCGGCATCTTCTTCATCCCTCCAAGACTGAAGCAGATTAAGCAATTTTACCTGCTTTTGTTTTCGCAGAATATATTCTCCCAGCAGTTGCAGAGTGTATGCTTCCGTCGAAAGCCCTTGCTCTTGAGCTCTTTGTGTTAAGTATTGCTCTATTTCTGGTGTCAGAGTGAGGGTGAGTGTCATAGGTGTTTTTATAGCTCTACCCTTATACTTTACAACCTACTAGGCTAAGCTGGCGATCGATCTAAAAAGCTAAGCTGTAACCATTTCGAGTTTGCGATCGGGCGATGCTGGTTCAAAGTACAACACCATGATTTGCTCTGGATGCAGCCCGACAGATTCATAAGTCCGTCCGTTGCGATCGCTAAATTCAACTTCAAACGCTGCACCATCAGCCAACAGTTCAACCACAGTCCCTACTTGTCCGCGCCACAGGTTGTATTCAGGAATATCAACTGTCAAGGCAACAACATCTAGTAATTTAATTGTATTTTTTGCCACTTTTATTACCTCCAGGCACTACAAAGGATAGCAGGTTGTTAATCTCGGAATCTCCGAATCATGCTCAATGACTTCAAATATACATTCAAGCAAACAGCAAGTTTTTTACTAAAGTTTTAGGTGCTGGGAGAGATTTACCATCTGCCTGATATTCTTCAACTAAAAGCTCTAATACCTCCACTGCATTCTGCAAAGCTTCTTCGTAGGTATCTCCGTGAGTGTGGAACTGCTGAGATGGAAAATCAGGTAAATGAACCAGGTAGCAGTTATCTTCATCCGACCATTGAATAACAATTATATAAGGTAATTTCATGATTCTGATTCCTCTTCTTCAATTGCTTTCAATATTCCAAGTTTTCGATTAACTTCTCTCTCTAAATACAGTTTCGCATCATCGCCATCATTTCCAGCAATGGTAATTGGTTCATTTGGTAGTAAAGGATGAACCCATCTTGTATGACTGCCTTTTGCCGAACGATAAGTAAACCCAGCTTTTAGCAGAAGGCTTTTGAGTTCTCTAATCTTTTTGGGCATAAGCAGACATTAAAAATGTGGCAAGGTGACAGGAACACTTTCATCATATCCCAGAAAGTTTCGATCGACCTTTCCAAAAAAAACGCACAAAACAATGCACCCACTCCTCAAAGAAGTGGGTGCAAAACGACCGACTGTATTTTGACCTAAAAACTCAAAACTCCCTTAATAAGCGTCTTGCAGTTCGTAGAAATCAGGGGAAATGTAATCTTTCCGCAGCGGCCAGCCTACCCAATCTTCGTTCATCAAAATCCGTTTCAGATTCGGATGTCCTTCGTAGACTATGCCGTACATATCGTAGGATTCCCGCTCTTGAAAATCGGCCGCTTTCCAAATCCAGTAGACTGATGGCACTCTGGGATCTTCGCGGGGAATGAATACTTTGACGCGGACTTCTTCAGGCTTGGAAGCATTATCTGTCAGCTTAGCCAAGTGGTAAACGCTGACTAAATCTTGTCCCGGCCCTTGGTCGTAGGCGCACTGGCACTGCATATAATTAAACCCGTAGGCGTACAGTGCTGTTGACATCGGAATTAGGAATTCTCGATCGACCTTTAATATCTCCACGCCCAAATTATCGGCCGCTAAAGCTTCGTGTTCAAAGCCATTTTGAGTCAACCACTGGGAAACCTTCCCGGCTTCAACAATTGCAGATTCTTGTTCAGCCACGGTTTACCTCCTGTTTTTGTCCTGCAAGCAAAGCCGGCGGTACTGGCATTCCCATTGCTTCGGTCAATTCCTTCGGCGGCGCTATCCGGGCTGGAACTGACAAGTATTTCCCATCCAAGATGTCGTCTACTACTTTCATTTTGTGGGGTCTGGTGTAGTAGCGGTGGGTGGGCTGCAAGTTGCCGCGTTCTTGCATCGAATCGTTGGCGATTTTTTTCCGCAGTTTGATAATTGCGTCAATAATCGCTTCTGGGCGGGGGGGACAGCCGGGGATGTACACGTCTACGGGAATCAGTTTGTCAACGCCTCTGACTGCTGTGGGGGAGTCTACGCTGAACATTCCGCCGGTGATGGTGCAGGCGCCCATCGCGATCACGTATTTGGGTTCAGGCATTTGTTCGTACAGCCGCACCAAGATGGGGGCGTACTTCATGGTGATGGTGCCGGCAGTGATTAGCAGGTCGGCTTGTCGGGGGCTCGATCGCGGTACTAAGCCGAATCTGTCGAAGTCAAAGCGCGAACCGATCAAAGCTGCAAATTCGATGAAGCAGCAAGCTGTGCCGTAAAGCAGCGGCCACAGGCTCGAAAGTCTCGCCCAATTGTAGAGGTCATCAACCGTAGTTAGGATGACATTCTCTGACAATTCGGATGTGACTTCAGGGCGAATAGCGGGATTGACAATTAGAGGTTTTTGTGATTTGTCAGAACTTAAGACCATTCCAAGGCTCCTTTGCGCCATGCATAGACAAGAGCAATAACGAGGATCGTGATAAAAAACAAGGCTTCGATGAAAGCCAACAATCCTAGCTGGTTGAAAGCAACCGCCCAAGGATAGAGGAAGACGGTCTCTACGTCGAAGATGACGAAGACCAGGGCGAACATATAATATCGGATGTTGAACTGAATCCAGGCTCCGCCGATCGGCTCGACGCCAGATTCGTAGGTAGTGCGTCGGTCGTAGGGACGACTTTTGGGCCGCAGAACCTTAGACGCCGTGAGGGCGAGGATAGGGACTAGGCTGGAAATTAACAGGAAGCCTAAGAAATACTCGTAGCCGCTGAGTGCAAACACGGTGAATAAATACTGCCTCGGTGAAAGGGTTCTGTAACTTGTCTTTACATTATATAGATTTTGGGTAGCTAAAATTACGAGTTGGTTGAGATTAATCGTCCATCTTCTGCAATAATTTTTAATGTATATTTTAAGATTAGCTTACCTACTCTTTTGGAGCTATGAGCGATCGAGCTACTGAAACCAAAACCCTCGATCGGCACGAGTGCCGCGCCTGCGGCTACGTATATGAGCCGAAAAAGGGAAATCCTAAAATTGACATTGCCCCGGGCACGGCTTTTGAAGATTTGCCCCAAACTTGGGTCTGTCCCGTTTGCGGGGCGCGCAAATCCATGTTTCAAAATCTCGGTCAGATGGAAGGGGTATCGGGATTTAAGGCAAATCAGCGTTACGGTGTCGGTGTCAACGGCATGACCGAAGGTCAGAAAAGTTTGCTGATTTTTGGCGGCTTGGTCGTTGGTTTCTTGTTGTTACTTAGTATGTATGGTTTGCAGTAAAACGATTGTGAGATTTTGGCAACGAATTGTAATGTTATTGGCCGCTGCGCTCATCTGTACGAGTTGCAGCACCATCGGTTCTGTGAGTTACAACCCCTGGCAAGTGATTTCCTTGCCGACGGAAGCTAATTTGCAGGATATTGCCTTTACGGGCAATCCTCAGCACGGCTGGGTTGTAGGTTCTGAGGCTACTCTGCTCGAAACCCTCGACGGCGGTACTAGCTGGAAGTCTATAGCACTAGATATCGACGATCCCAGATCGCGTTTTGCGTCGGTGAGTTTTTCGGGTTCCGAAGGCTGGATTGTCGGCCAGCCTTCTGTTTTGCTCCACACGAACGATGAGGGCAAGTCTTGGACGCGGATTGCTTTGAGCTCTCAGTTGCCAGGTTCTCCGAGTACGATCGCGGCTTTGGGCCCGAATTCCGCCCAGATGACGACAGATGTCGGGGCGATTTACCGGACTTCCGACGGCGGCAAAAATTGGAAAGCTGTCGTGCAGGATTCTTTTGGGGTAGTTCGCAATATCAACCGTTCTGAAGACGGGCAGTATGTTGCGGTTTCCTCGAAGGGAAATTTCTACTCGGTGTGGAAACCCGGACAAGCAGCTTGGGAACCTCACAACCGCAATAGTTCTCGCCGCCTGCAAAATATGGGCTTTACCAAGGACGGGCGTTTGTGGATGCTCGCCCGCGGCGGTCAGATTCAGTTTAGCGACCCGGAAAGTCCTGAAGGCTGGGGAAAACCGTTTTTTCCCGATCGCAAGGCGAGTTGGGGTTTGCTGGACATGGCTTACCGGACTGATAATGAAGTTTGGGTAGCCGGCGGCGGCGGCAATTTGCTGTGCAGTTTTGACGGCGGGAAAACTTGGCAAAAAGACCGCGAAGTTGAAGATGTTCCCGCTAATTTTTACAGGATTGTCTTTATGGGCCCCGATCGCGGATTTGTACTCGGCGCGAGCGGAACTCTACTTAAATATCAAGGTTCAGCGCAAGCTGCTTGATAGTAGAATAGTAAGAGAGATTGTCAGTCAATTTGTTGTTGAAAGGAGGATTCTAAATGGCTGGTACAACTGGAGAACGTCCGTTTGGGGACATTATTACAAGTATCCGTTATTGGGTAATTCACAGCATCACCATTCCGGCTTTGTTTATTGCTGGATGGCTGTTTGTGCAAACGGGTTTGGCTTACGATGCTTTCGGAACTCCTCGCCCTAACCAGTATTTCACACCGCAGCGGGAAGAAGTGCCGATTATCTCGGATCGCTTTGAAGCTAAGAAACAAGTAGATCAGTTCATTGCCAAGTAATTTAACAAGGATTTGGAAAAATGACGAGCAGAACCCCAAATAATGAGCCTATTTCGTATCCGATTTTTACGGTGCGCTGGTTGGCAGTTCATACTTTAGGTGTCCCAACAATTTTCTTTTTGGGCGCGATCGCAGCAATGCAATTTATTCAACGATAGGAGTTTACAATGCCTGAGCGCGTTCCTAATCCCAACGAGCAGCCTGTTGAGTTAAACAGGACTTCTTTGTATTTGGGTTTGTTGCTGATTTTTGTTTTGGGTATTTTGTTTTCCAGTTATTTCTTTAATTAACTGGTGTCTGAGTTGGCTTTTGATAGTTCGATCGAATGTGTTTAGCTGTGAATTAGTGAGGTGATGGCTATGTTTAGTGAAAGTGGCAGAATTCCTTTGTGGCTGGTAGCTACTGTCGCAGGCCTCGGTGTTCTGAGCATTGTGGCTCTTTTCTTCTACGGTGCTTATGCCGGTTTGGGTTCTTCGATGTAAGGAGAATCAAGCTGATTTTTGGCTGTTAACCCCCCTTGAAAAAGGGGGGTTTTAATATGCGAATTGTTGGTAAATCAGGGAGAAATGTTATCGAAAGTGTTGAAATTTTGGCAAGTTTATGATAACTTAATATTCTTCTGGTGAAAGCGGGATTTTTTGTGGCTGGATGGAGATTGGCTAAATAAACGGCTCGCCTTGCGGGTTAACCAAGAACCACAAAATCGATCGCCACTAGCCGACGATCGCTAAGAGAGTGTGAGCCGATCGTGAAATTAGCCAAAAGTTGCGAGTAGAATGGTGCAAGAGCCGATCGCTCGATCGTAGAGCACAGCGAAATATGACCCCACCGCCGCCGCCCCGCAAACCTCAAACCGTCTTGGGTGCGATTACCCAAGCAGTCCAGACTATTGCCAAGGTTAATTTTAACCAGCTAGCCCTGAAACCGAATGCCAAAGTACCCGAACTGTGGGTACAGGATGCGGGTGCAGCTAAAGCTGAGGTTTATCCGCTGTTGGGCGATCGATATTTGTTAGGTCGATCGTCCAAATCTTCAGATATTGTAGTTCGCAATCCCGTTGTCAGTCACGTGCACTTATCCCTGTCGCGCGATAGTCGGCGGCGGACTCCTTTTGTCATCAAAGATGAAGACTCCACAAACGGCATTTACAATGGCAAAAGGCGAGTTAAAAGTATGTCCCTGCGCCACGGAGACGTGTTCACTTTAGGGCCGCCGGAACTGGCCGCCGCTGTCAGAATTCAGTACGTATATCCGCCGCCTTGGTATTTGCAACTTGTGCGTTACAGCTTTTACGGCGTCAGCGGAATCACCGCTTTGATTGCCGTGTTGGTAGGCATGGAATCGACCAAGTTTCACGTGCGGCCTCTGCCGAGAAGTATCAATGGCCCGGTGATTGTTTACGCCCGCGACGGGCAAACTCCGCTGCGTCCTCCTCAGAATAACGCTCACTTAGAATTAAAGCAATTGCAGGATTTTTCGCCTTATTTATCCAAGGCTGTACTTGCTTCGGAAGACAGCCGCTACAATTGGCATTTGGGGGTAGATCCGATCGGGGTTTTGCGGGCGCTTTTGACCAATGTTCGCGGGGGAGGAATTCGCGAAGGCGGCAGCACTCTGACGCAGCAGTTAGCGAGGAGTTTGTTTCGAGATTATGTGGGAACTCAAGATTCGGCGGGACGCAAGTTGCGGGAAGCTGTAGTTGCCCTGAAACTGGAGAATTATTACAGCAAAGACGAACTGTTGCTGACTTATTTGAATCGCGTGTTTTTAGGAATTGACCTTTACGGTTTTGAGGATGCGTCTCGGTTTTATTTTGGCAAGTCGGCGAAGGATTTAACTTTGTCAGAGGCGGCAACTTTGGCGGGAATTTTGCCGGCGCCAAACAGTTTTAATCCAATTCAAAATTATCAGTTGGCGGTACAGTACCGCGATCGAGTGATCGAACGGATGCGGGCACTGGGGACGGTTTCTCAGGAAGAAGCCGATCGCGCGAGGCGATCGCGAATTGATATCAATCCCAAAGCCCGCCAATATCTGCAAAGTACGATCGCTCCTTATTTCTACAGTTATGTATTTGACGAATTGGAGTTTTTGCTGGGGGAGCAGTTAGCCAGAGAAGGCAATTTTATTGTAGAAACAGGTTTGAATCCCGGTCTGCAAAAAGTAGCTGAAGCTTCCCTCAGAAATGCTGTTGAAAATGCCGGAGCAAGTGCTGGCTTTTCTCAAGGAGCCGTAGTAACTCTCAATACTACAACGGGGGAAGTCTTAGCTTTAGTTGGGGGCGTAGATTACTTGAAAAGTCAGTTTAATCGGGCTACCCAAGCTTTGAGACAGCCCGGTTCTACATTTAAGATATTCACCTATGCAGCCGCGCTGGAGCGGGGAATCTCACCCGATAAAACTTATTCTTGCGCTCCCCTTTCTTGGGGCGGACAAAGTTACAGCGGCTGCGAAAGAACCAGCGGTAGTGCTGATATGTATCGGGGTTTAGCACAGTCGGAAAATGCAATTGCTTTGAGAGTAGCACAGGATGTCGGTTTAGACAATGTAGTGCAAATGGCCCGACGTTTAGGGATTACATCTGAACTGCGTTCTAACCCAGGTTTAGTATTAGGTGAAAGTGAAGTTAACGTATTGCAATTAACGGGTGCATTCGGGGTTTTGGCCAATCGGGGTTTGGGGAATCGCCCCCACGTAATTAAGAGAATTATTGACAGCAGCGATTGCAAAGATAGAAATGATTTTAACAGTTGTCGGGTGATTTATGACTATCAAAAAGATGGCATTGCCAATCGGCAGTTAGTTCCTGAAGGCGTAGCGGATACGATGACTGATATGCTGCAAGGTGTTGTGCGGGGAGGTACGGGCAGCAGTGCTGCTTTGGGGTTGGGAGAAGCTGGAAAAACAGGCACGACTAATGATAATAGAGATTTGTGGTTTGTCGGTTATATTCCGAGTCAGCAACTGGTGACAGGAGTTTGGTTGGGAAATGATGATAATTCTCCGACTGGGGGAGGTAGTGCAAATGCCGCCCAGTTGTGGGGGGAATATATGCGGCAGGTGGCGCGTTAAGTCATGAGTCAGCAGTCATTAGTCAGCAGTCATTTATTAGCCTCGATCGGCAGGTGGAGTAATCCCTAGGACGAGTTTTTCTTAGACATTTCCGTAAAAGCCTCGACAATCGCTCTAGGATGGAGTGATTCACACAGAAAAACTCAATATGTCCAAATATGTACCACCAAGAATCGCTGTTCAACGACTTGGAGTATGTTCAAAAACCCTTGAGCGGTGGGAAAAAGAAGGGAAAATCAAAGCCTACAGAACACCGTCAGGACAGCGACGGTACGACTGCGACTCAATTGTCGATATTCCATCTACTAAACCAACCATCCTCTACGCCAGAGTTAGCAGTCGAAGTCAAAAAGCCGACCTTCCACGACAGACTGACTTTCTTCTGTCTCGCTACCCCGGATGTGAAATCATCCAAGACATCGGGAGCGGCCTCAATTTCAAAAGGAAAGGTCTTATCGCCCTACTGGAACACATTTACACAGGCGACATCGGAATGGTTGTCATTGCCTCAAAAGATAGGCTGTGCCGATTCGGGTTCGATCTTATCTCATGGTTTGCGGAGCGGGGCGGGTGTAAAATTCTGGTTCTCAACAATAACTCACTTAGTCCAGAAAGAAAAAGGGTTCAAGACATACTCGCCATCATCCACGTCTTCAGTTGCCGACTCTACGGACTCAAAAAGTACAAAAAGCAAATCATTGAAGACTCTGACCTACCGAGTGTACCCAAAGGGGGAGACCAAGAAAATCTGGCTACTGAGGATTCACGCCAATCGAAAAGTCTACAATAACGCGATAGCTTACCTCAATCAACATCAAGGAAAATTTACCTACTACACAGTGGACAAAAAGACCAATCAGCCAGTATTAAAGACTTCAGGCAAGCAAGCATTTCGGAGTTTTTGTAAAACCTTGGACTACCAGATAATCCCTGAGTGGTGCAAAGAGCTAGGAATAGCTCACGGGTTAGATAACGCACTCTTTGAGGCTTACACAGCTTGGAAGAAAACCGACAAGCAGCCCGCTCAAACAGGTAAAGGAAAAAATGCCAAAATTAATCCTTTAGTCGGATTAAAGTTAGCACGATTCCGAGCGGTCCGCGACCAAAAACAGACAATTCAGTTCGCTCCTGGCGACTACAAGAATGGTCATCTAATGGCTAATGCTAGTAAAGTTTTAGAGAAGCCTCTTTGGACTGGACAAGATTTTTGCTTGACTAACTACAACAAAGCCGTAGAAGTTACCTACAACAAAGGGCGTTGGTTTGTAAATATGCCTGTAGAGATGGACGTTCCAGAACCAAAGAATGGTGGTAAGACCATCGCACTTGACCCCGGACTGCGCTGTTTCTTGACCGGGTTTGATGGCAATTATTTCACTGAATTCGGTAAATACGACTTTGGGAGAATCGCTAGGATATGTCAACATTTAGACAAAATGCAGTCAAAGCTTAGCAAATTAAAAGGTGGTGAGTTTTCCCGATTGCGTTACCGACTAAGACAGGCGATGGAAAAAGTTAGGACTAAAATCAAGAACTTGCGTTCGGAAATTCACAAGCAAGTGGGAAGCTACTTGGCACGCAATTACGATGTCATTTACTTGCCAACTTTTGAAACTTCTCAAATGGTGGCAAAAGGTACTCGCCAGCTCAATTCTAAGTCAGCGAGAGCAATGATGACTTGGGCATTCTATCAATTCTCCCAAACCTTAGAACATCTCTGTA of Oscillatoria nigro-viridis PCC 7112 contains these proteins:
- a CDS encoding IS607 family transposase; amino-acid sequence: MSKYVPPRIAVQRLGVCSKTLERWEKEGKIKAYRTPSGQRRYDCDSIVDIPSTKPTILYARVSSRSQKADLPRQTDFLLSRYPGCEIIQDIGSGLNFKRKGLIALLEHIYTGDIGMVVIASKDRLCRFGFDLISWFAERGGCKILVLNNNSLSPERKRVQDILAIIHVFSCRLYGLKKYKKQIIEDSDLPSVPKGGDQENLATEDSRQSKSLQ
- a CDS encoding RNA-guided endonuclease InsQ/TnpB family protein; translation: MYPKGETKKIWLLRIHANRKVYNNAIAYLNQHQGKFTYYTVDKKTNQPVLKTSGKQAFRSFCKTLDYQIIPEWCKELGIAHGLDNALFEAYTAWKKTDKQPAQTGKGKNAKINPLVGLKLARFRAVRDQKQTIQFAPGDYKNGHLMANASKVLEKPLWTGQDFCLTNYNKAVEVTYNKGRWFVNMPVEMDVPEPKNGGKTIALDPGLRCFLTGFDGNYFTEFGKYDFGRIARICQHLDKMQSKLSKLKGGEFSRLRYRLRQAMEKVRTKIKNLRSEIHKQVGSYLARNYDVIYLPTFETSQMVAKGTRQLNSKSARAMMTWAFYQFSQTLEHLCNRYGSRLVRVTEEYTSKTCTKCGHIHTNLGGSKVFRCPNCGCEIPRDFNGALGIFLKALWDTTILSDVSDECAIFRFSPIVGDCLN